Sequence from the Streptomyces sp. NBC_00358 genome:
GCGGGCGTCTCGGTCGGCACGATCTACCGCCGCTTCGAGGACAAGGAACAGCTGATCACCGCCCTGACCGAGCGGATGCTGGAACGGCGCGAGGAGTACGTGGCCGAGCAACTGCGTGAGGCCGAGCCGTCGCTGTCCGGAGTCATGGACGCCTATGCGCACGCCCTGCTGCAGTCCTTCGCCGACAGCAGCAGTCTCTTCCCCCAGCTCCTGCGCGTTCGGGGATCCAGTGCCGTGGACCGCGGAGCCCGAACCATCACCGCGATCCACCGCCACCTCATCGAGGCCGCGACCCCCTACGCCCACCAGATCCGGCGTTCCGACCCGGACAAGGCACTGGACACCGCGGCCCGCGCCGTCCTCGGCGCCTGCTTCCACAACTCCGTACGCCCCGACCCCGCCACCGGCGAGGCGGCCCATCGGTATGCGGACGAACTCAGCGACATGGCGATCGCCTATCTGCTCACGCCCGACCGGCGCCACAACGCCCGAGCCTGAGCCGCCGCGACCGGCCTGTGGTTTTCCGGCGCCGCCCGGTTGTGGGTCGGACCCTGTCCGCACGGTG
This genomic interval carries:
- a CDS encoding TetR/AcrR family transcriptional regulator encodes the protein MTEEPQRTAPYREPRQARSAATLARVLRAAEEIASTAGLDEMTITGVAERAGVSVGTIYRRFEDKEQLITALTERMLERREEYVAEQLREAEPSLSGVMDAYAHALLQSFADSSSLFPQLLRVRGSSAVDRGARTITAIHRHLIEAATPYAHQIRRSDPDKALDTAARAVLGACFHNSVRPDPATGEAAHRYADELSDMAIAYLLTPDRRHNARA